The Cervus canadensis isolate Bull #8, Minnesota chromosome 21, ASM1932006v1, whole genome shotgun sequence genomic interval GGTGAAAGGCAATAGAATCATGCAGGTCCTTAGAAAACGCTGTGTAAAATTTGCAGGTCCTGACAGAGTTTCAAACAAGTATACAGTCAAACATATAAACActttttgtttgccttttcaAATTGAGCCATCATATTGGTTAGATTggatggagaaggcaagggcaacctactccagtattcttgcctgggaaatcccatcgacagaggagcctggagggctacagtctatgaggtcacagaagagtcagacatgactaaacagcTGCAGCAGCATTTATTAGTTAGGCAAATCACTCAGGCAAAACACTCAGATTTTCTGGGCATCTGTTTACACATTTGTGTAAGAGGTATTCATGCCTAATTTGTCACACAACCTGTCAGACGGCTCAGTgggaaggaatccacctgccagtgcaggagatgccggagactcgagtttgatccctgggtcaggaaggtcccctggaggaggaaatggcagcccactcctgtattcttgcctgggaaatcccatggacagaggagcctggcgggctacaatccatgggttgaaAAAAGTCGGATGCAAGTTAGTGACTGAGTACACGTGCAATCTGCCATATACCTGTAAGATTGCATAAGATATGAAACAGAACATACTTAATTCAGCGTACATAATGGAATGAATGCTCTCTATAGAAGAAATGTTATTCAAGAAATTCCTGTTAAATTTTCAGGTGGCATTGGGGTCATGGTAGCTGTCTAACTattcctttttatgtatttatgtaaaaATGTAGATACATAAGGacagtatataaaatacacataacacatGCCTTCAGCATAACTAAGAATTATGAGACATTATGAACTTCTTGTTATCTGAAAGTAGGAAAATAAATATCCAAGTACATCAGATGAGTGGAAAGAACTGGACAGATACTGCAGATAGTGTGCCAAAAATATGGTTGTTGATTATTTCATATCTTACAACTTTAAGAAATTGCCATATTAGTaccaaaagataaaatttaagagTAAGCTGATTAAAACAATGTTTACTCCTTTAGAAATtaccatattaaatatttttattaaatactatatttttattattcagaatAATGGATAAAACAATTTATGCTCTAAAGCTACTGGTTTTCTATTTGGAATTGCAAGTCAGTGATTATATGGAAGCTATCGATAGCTTGAAAGGAAGACATAGCATAGTCAATTCCATTAAAAAGGAAGTTTGAGCTAATGAGCTCAGCAGTGCAGATGATATCTGTGAGATGGCGCTAGGTGGATACTGTAGAAGTTAAATTGCATTCATTCATGTTAATAaacactttcatttatttctagaaaatatCACTTTATACACCAAGTTTTGGAAAGCTTGTTTTACTGGCTCGTTCCTCAAGGTATAAATAAAAGGATTTAACATGGGGGCAATTGAAGTGTTGAGAATAGCCACTCCTTTGGTCAATGAAGCTCTTTCTTTCGCTGAAGGCTTGACATACATGAATATACAGCTTCCATAGGAAATGGAAATGACAATCATGTGAGAGGAACATGTGGAGAAAGCCTTTTTCCTCTGAGTAGCCAATGGTATTTTCAAAATGGTGCTAATAATGCATATGTAAGATAGAATCACTAATGCCAATGTGAAGAGCAGAGTCACAAAAGCAAAGTAAAAGCCAATCGTCTCTAAAAGCCATGTATCTGAGCATGAGAGTTGCAAAATGGGGAAGTAATCACAAGAGAAGTGATCAATTATGTTGGAAGCACAGAAATCTAGCTGAAGGATAAGCATGAGTGGTGGAAAAATGGTAAGAAATCCCCATAGCCATGAACTAAAGACCAGCAAGATGCAGATTTTCTTGTTCATGATCGTGGTGTAATGCAGAGGCTTGCAGATGGCAACATACCGATCATAAGACATGGCCGTGAGAAGGAAAAACTCAGACACACCcatgaagatgaagaaaaacaatTGAGCCAAGCAATTGTTATAGGAAATAGTCTTGACTTTAGTAATGATTGCCCCCAAAAACCTGGGGATAGAAACACTGGTGAATGTAATCTCTAAGAAGGAGAAATTCCGGAGGAAATAATACATCGGAGTCTTTAGATGGCAGTCTGTTAAAGTGAGGATGATGATGGTTAGGTTTCCAGCAACACTCAATAcataagccagaaataaaaagataaaaatgacaacCTGAAGCTCTGGGTTGTCTGATATGCCCAAGAGGACGAATTCTGTCAGCATTGTGTGGTTTCTCATACTGATTTTACTGTCTTTAAGCCAAATCTGTtggtataaaacaaaacaaagaataagTGAATAGTAAAGGAATTGAAGATTTAACTATTGGAATTATTAGCTTTCATTAAAGGAAGCACTGGACCTTTTTCCCTGTAAGAATTTTTGCAATATCCCCTCCTCCTACTAAAGCAAAATACTTTACACATTGtctattaaagagaaaaatctatttaCAGGTCTATGTTAAAAGTCCCCACATTAGTGATTTGACATAAAACCTTTGCCTCTGCtgctggtgctaagtcgcttcagtcgtgtccaactctgtgcgatcccacagacggcagcccaccaggctcctctgtccctgggattctccaggcaagaacactggagtgggttgccatttccttctccataggactAAATTTTCTATgtgagcaaatatcttttaattacattttctaCAACCATATTTACTAGCCAAGTCTGTAGTTTAAATATTAAGACATTAGTCTCTAGTTTCCAGGATGCTGTGCTTATAGGATTGAAATATCTAATTTTGAGTTATGGTTCTGATACTATGTACAAACTGTATTGGCTTAGAAGGCTTCGGTGGCAACTGATGACCCAATGACAATTCCTGAGCTTAATAATagctatgattttttctttcttagtatatATTTCTTCAATatgcccaaaataaataaatgtgtttacaACCACATATACATAGAACTAGAATTGCCTTGCTTATAAATAAGAACAAAGTTCTATAttataggaaagaagaaattagagACATTGATTAATGCCCACATAGAGCTATATCAATATTGCATTTCTATGACATACTGAtccttttatatcatttttacatCTCTTTAAATTTACAgctgtctcattttttaaattttgctataTTTACTCTTTTTACCCTTATGTGTCTGAGGACAGGACAGAACACAAGAGGGAGCCTTCTGATGCCAACATATCCCATTAACTTCTTTCTAGGAGGCTAAAtcattagaataaataaaattctgtttaagATTTACTGTCTAGGAACCAAAACTGTTCAAAAGTaatctatataatttttattcatcttgATCTCTCTTTATTCTTAGCAACCAGACCTGTATCTGTAAGctcttattaatatttattttctttttatagcagGCACTAGAACAGTCAACAGGTGATAAGTATCAAAGTTGTATAGtgcctccttttttctctttaagtccTTCCTAACAATcagcattttcttcctttaagaaTAAACATATTTTGTTATACAAATTAGCAAAATTGGCAGATCAAAAGGCAGAAACTATTGCTGTATTTTGAACAATGATTGAAATATTGAAATACAAAGCAAGTAATAGTAAATATGTTAAAGAGTAAATAGTAAAtatgttaaaaagtaaatatgttaatttattcTGACAAAATAAACTTCTGGGTGGAAAAAAGgtgaaatacacatttaaaaactgGGAACACTCCTACTTTCTGATACATCTAATGATTCCAGTCAGAAATATAATCCCagattttctttacttaaaatatttccaaaaagttAGGAGATTTTTTGGTCATTATCTCATCCTTGTCTCTATTACATAAAAGTATCTTACATAGAGAAAACACAGACTTgatttcatgaatattttctataaactctgctacaatttttttttttcatttctttcatcttgcCATATAAAAGTAAACATTGTCCTgactgaaattttaagaaattactcTTGGAATCCTGAGAGTTCTTGAAGGAAAAGTTCAAGAAACACTGCTTAATGGTTGGAAGATAGAACATTTCAAAGCTCCCTGGATAAGATGAAGATTGACTATTACCAAAAGATTAAACAATTTTACCTTCTCTGGTCACTGCTTAAATCTCTGAAACCAGAGGGAAGATAGAAAGGGTATAAGgagaaataattcaagaaatgTAGTGAAGTCATGACATGCACTTTTCCAGAAACTAATGAATAGAGCAGGATAAAAGCAAAAGGGTGCCAACCAGTTGGTTTTCCTGTGGTTGGACTTAATTTTTCTAATGAGCACATGGCACTCAGTCCACACTTGGGAGATAATTTATCCTCAGTTCCTTTGGGGTGGGTTGAATACAGGGCTGAGTTACACCACAGTGGACCCTTCACTAAGCGTAGTACCtatgtttcattcattttaacaTCTCCACCAGCACAaagtagaatgaatgaataaagaaagcattttaatatccttaaaaataagaagagtacTTGAAACTTCAGTATTTTTCATTCTAACACATGCTTAATGTTATGAGGATCAAGTATGAGAGAACCAGCATCAAATCAGCACTTTGTGACATATGGAATGGCCCTTATGTTCCCAGATGAATTTTTGTTTGCCCTCAAAGCTTAAAATTATATAGTGTCAAATGTTTGTACTGTGTTCTGCTACATATTTTTCATAATCCATGAACAGTATAcgtttccatatatttgtgt includes:
- the LOC122423611 gene encoding olfactory receptor 6C3-like isoform X1, yielding MRNHTMLTEFVLLGISDNPELQVVIFIFLFLAYVLSVAGNLTIIILTLTDCHLKTPMYYFLRNFSFLEITFTSVSIPRFLGAIITKVKTISYNNCLAQLFFFIFMGVSEFFLLTAMSYDRYVAICKPLHYTTIMNKKICILLVFSSWLWGFLTIFPPLMLILQLDFCASNIIDHFSCDYFPILQLSCSDTWLLETIGFYFAFVTLLFTLALVILSYICIISTILKIPLATQRKKAFSTCSSHMIVISISYGSCIFMYVKPSAKERASLTKGVAILNTSIAPMLNPFIYTLRNEPVKQAFQNLVYKVIFSRNK
- the LOC122423611 gene encoding olfactory receptor 6C3-like isoform X2, producing the protein MRNHTMLTEFVLLGISDNPELQVVIFIFLFLAYVLSVAGNLTIIILTLTDCHLKTPMYYFLRNFSFLEITFTSVSIPRFLGAIITKVKTISYNNCLAQLFFFIFMGVSEFFLLTAMSYDRYVAICKPLHYTTIMNKKICILLVFSSWLWGFLTIFPPLMLILQLDFCASNIIDHFSCDYFPILQLSCSDTWLLETIGFYFAFVTLLFTLALVILSYICIISTILKIPLATQRKKAFSTCSSHMIVISISYGSCIFMYVKPSAKERASLTKGVAILNTSIAPMLNPFIYTLRNEPVKQAFQNLIHRYVIRAK